One Rhodothermus bifroesti DNA window includes the following coding sequences:
- the rbfA gene encoding 30S ribosome-binding factor RbfA: protein MSSLRVQRVASLLQRELADVLQREFGDQLPPMITVTGVDPTRDLSIARVYVSIYGAPEQRRMAFRRLEELTPQIRAALARRIRHQMRFMPELRFVLDETIERAQRVEELLSRIQEERARREGSAS, encoded by the coding sequence ATGAGCAGTCTGCGGGTGCAGCGCGTGGCGAGCCTATTGCAACGTGAACTGGCTGACGTGCTGCAACGAGAGTTTGGTGATCAGCTGCCACCTATGATCACGGTTACGGGCGTTGATCCCACACGGGATTTGTCGATAGCCCGAGTTTACGTAAGCATTTATGGAGCGCCGGAGCAGCGTCGGATGGCTTTCCGACGCTTAGAAGAACTTACACCCCAGATACGCGCTGCATTGGCGCGCCGCATTCGGCATCAAATGCGTTTTATGCCAGAGTTGCGGTTTGTTTTGGACGAGACCATCGAACGGGCACAACGCGTCGAGGAACTGCTAAGCCGCATCCAAGAAGAACGCGCGCGCCGCGAGGGATCGGCCTCTTGA